The genomic region GCTGGTAGATTTGGGCGATGCCCTTTTCATTTTCTTCAAGTCGTCTTAGTTTTACTTGTATATCCTGAAGTCTATCATGACTTTCGGTGACAGAAACCAGCTTTGTATCAATAGAATTAGATATGGAGACAACCTTCTGAAAGTCATTTTCCATAGCTTCGATTTTGTTTCTTTGATCATAGAAATCTGATAATTTATCAGAGACATCATTGGTCAAATCACGGATCTTAAGAATTTCCTGTGATAGAGTGACCAGTTCTTCCCGGTCTTTTTCAACACGAGTAATATCACTCTTAAGATCTCCAATTTTAGATTCTAATTCTAACTTAAGACTATCAGCGCGATCAAAGATCTTCGTCTGGGCTACAAACTCTTGCTGACGCCTTTCTAAGGCTTCCAAATTAGTAGTTATCAATTGATAACTCTGATCAATCTTATCAGTGAAGTTCTGTTGATGAGTTTCGATGGTATTTCGAGCATCTTGTAAGCTTTGGAAGATCTCCCTTTGTTTGTCGTCAGACTCACTGACAATCTCTCTGGTCTTCTTTTGAAAATCAAGGATAAAGACTTCTTTTTCCCTTTCCAAACCTTCGATAGCCTTGATGGTTCTTTCTTTTAAATCACCTTGAAGATCTGACATTTGATCTGACATTTCTTGTAATTCTTTCTTCAATTTAATACGTTCTTCTTGAGAAGAAAGTATTATATCTTCACGCTGAGCAAGGAACTCGTCTTTGATTTGCCCCATTTGGGATTCCAGGCCCCGTCTCCAGTCATCTAGCTTAAGACTGAAGTCTCCTTCGGTAGTTTTAATATCCTGTAGTATTTTACTTTGCCAACGTGTTACATCATCTCTGGCAGCTTCTAATAATTGTTGATTCTCTAAACGACTTGTTTCAATAGCATCGGTAGTAAGATTCAGCCTTCCCTGTAGTTCATTCTCATATCTGACTAACTTATCCCCAAAGAGGCTTTCCTGATTACGGATTTCCTGATCAAAACGTTCCTGACTGGCTAGCTCCATTTGTTTTAGTTGTTTATTTAACTCCTGTTCTTGGGACTGAATATCGTCACTTCCCTTAGCCAATTGGGTAGTTAATTCGTTTTGGAAATTCTTTAACTGATCTTCCAAATTCGTAATCTGATTCATGGAATTCTTTTCCAGTTCATTTAGTTCATTACGAAGCATTTGAGACAAACGATTACTGAGGTCTTCCTGTTGTATTCGTTGGGTTTCTTTTGTCTCAGACAAGTTGTTGTTGAAGTTAGCAGACCATTCATCCAGGGCGGCTTCCATTTGTCCAGAACGAGTTTTTAAGTCCTCAAAGAAATCATCTTCGAAGATCTTTAGTTTAGAACTAACATTATCATAGGCCCTTTCCTTTAGACCATTCAACTCTGTTTCTAAGCGCTTCATTTCATCATCAAGACTTAGGATATCCTGATTGAGACGTACAGCAGCATTGTTTTTATCATCTTCCAGCCGTTCTTCAAACTTATGTAAGTTATCTTCTGCCTTGACCATAAAAGTTTTCATAAGCTGTCTTAAATTTTCATCTAGATTTTCTATATCATTTGATAGAGCTTCCAGCTTATCCAAACGTCCTGAGATACCTTCTTCATAGCTGGTAAGTCTATTATCCAGACTCTGGAAGACTGTATTTTCCACACCTTTGTGACTATCCTTTAAAGTAGCAATTAGAGTTGTTTGGGAGTCTTCCAGTTCTTGATAGAATTCTTCTTTTTGTTTATGAGCTAAGGCCCTTGTTTCTCCAGCCAGACTTTCGATCTCATCACTTAGAGTCTGCACCCTTATCATCTGATCTTCCAGATTCTGAATCTGATCCTTTAATTCTTGATTCATATCTTCAAAAGCACGATCCTGACTTTCTTTATGATGAATAATCTTTTGATTCAGATTATCAGCAAGTGATTGATATTGTTGCTGGAAATTGTCAATTTTACTTTTAGCGGCCTCTGTTGATTCAGTGAAATCCTGTTGATTGAGATCCAATTTTTGAAGGGCATCTGTATATCGACGTTGAATGTCTGATTCTAAATCCTCAATTACCTTTGATAAGGATTGTTCCTGGGCAATAATATCCTTTGACAGCTCTTCTCCCTGACTGAGAAGTTGAGATTCCGCTTCTTTTATACGGGCCGCATTACGCTGTTCCATATCACTTATCGAATTGGCTAAAAGAGATTGTTGATCCTGGGAAAGGATAGCTAATCTATTCTCAAGATCCTGACTCAAAGAATCCTGGCTTACTTTAAGATCATTACTTATGTTGTTTTGCCTTTCCACGACTTCATTTGTTAAGTTATTGAATCTAGAATCAAAATCCTGGGCAAGCTGATCGATTTTGGGACTAAAATCTTGAAGCCTGTCATCCTGTTCTGATAAAGTCTGTTGCAGATCCCTATCAAAACGGCTTAATTGATCATTCATATCGCTTAGATTTTGATCCAGCTGATCCTGTAATGTTGTCATTCTGGATCTGTAGGAATCATCTATTTCCTGTATACGGTCATCCAAAACCTGCTGTTGTGATTCAATTCTATCAGTCACACTTCTTTGTATATTCCCAAGATCATCCTGTGATGTTTGATCAAGTTCCTGGATTTGTTGCTGTAACTGATTATTAATTTGTTCTATTTCATGGGCCCAATTGTCATTTAAAGAATTTACATGGGAGGAAATATTGGCCTTTAACTGTTCAAATACTTCAGATTCGAGATTGATGCCCTTTTCTCTCGCATTATCAATTTTCTGTTGATAATCCTTAATCAAGGCAGTGTAGTTTTTACTAGCCTCATCCTGTGCCTGATTGAATTGTGTTCTATAGGAGGATACCGCTTGTTCCCATGTTTGAATGAGTTCATTTTTAATCTGGCTGCCTTTATCTTCTGCCGTCTTAAGGGATTCATTCATTAGGTTCTGGGCATTTTCAGTAAGACGTTTTTCAAAAAGCTCTTTTCTGTCCTCTAATTGGTTAACATAATCCGCCAGTTCCTGTATACGATCTGACTCACCCTTTACAAGAAGCTCTAAGGCTTGATAACTTTCACGGGACTCACCAAGGATAATGTCTTTTAATTCATTAAAACGATTCTGGTTTTCTTCTGTGAAGTACTGGTTGATTTCAGGAATCTGCTTTTCAATTAGGGCAATTCGCTGACTGGAATCCTTTAACCGCTTACCAATGGTATCAACAAATTCCGATTCTTTACGAATCCGGTTTACATTTTCCTGTACAGCCTTTGTTAATTCTTCCAGTTCCGATAGGGATCCATCATATCCAAGTATACGATCATTGACCTTATCCAATACATCAGCCCGGCTGGCTATCTCATCTTCAATAGATTGAATACGGTTAAGGACCTCACGGCCAGATTTTTGATGAACTTCTAGTTCAACAGCGATATCCTTTATTTCTGTTGTACGTTCATCCACAAATTTCTCAAGGTCATCTCTTATCTTATCAGAATATCTCTTTACTTTCTCTAGTGAGCGATTCCCTTTATCAAGTTGTCTATATAAAAACAATATCAATACTACAATAAGCAGAGTTATAATATTGCCTGTTGTGAATACCATATAAATAGCTCCCAGTTTATTTATTAGATGCTATTTTACCATAGCTATTGTAATTGGCCTAACACCCATTTTTCCAACTCATGATAGTTGTAAAAGGAGAACTCGGCTTCACTTTGTTTTTTGGGTCGTTTTACAAGATGAGCAGCCTTCATATTGGCTTTATGGGATCCTTCCACATCATACTGATAAGAATTACCTACATAGAGTATATTTTCTGCAGGGATTTCCAATCTCTTTTGTAGCTCAACAAAGGGTTCTACATTGGGTTTCAAACGTCCCACATCTTCTGAACTTAATTTTACAGGAAAATACTCATCCAAACCAAGTTTATTTAAACGGTCTTGAAGAGGAAAGTCGCTTAATGCTGCTAATTTAAGGCCTTTACTTTTAAAAGATTCTAATACTTCTTTTACATGGGGAAATGGTTTTAAATGATTAAAAACCTTAAACCATCTGGTATAAAATACTCTATTGATTAACGCCTTAGCCCGTTCGGGAGATATGCCCAAGGCCTCCCCCATCATGATGGCCTGCTGTTGGTGAAAATCAACAAACTGTTTATGGTCACGGATATCTTTTCTAACCTTTGAAAAAGTTTTTAGTTCTCTAAGATGTCCCATTACAAAGGGAATCGATTTCAGGTACATTTCACTATTGGGATATAAAGTACCATCGATATCAAAGGCCACCGCTTCAATCTTCACTATTACCTCTTAATTACTGTATCTATGGGGATTCGTCCTCGAACAACATTGTCTTTTCCATTCTGACTTGGTGCCGGTTTGAATCGCCATTTACGAAGTTGATCAAATATATCTTTTCTGACGTCACCATAAACTATTTTGGGAATAACTTTCAAGGGGACTAAATTCCCTGCTTCTGTTATCTCGAACTCGATCTCAAAAGAAATTTGTTCATTAAAACCAGAAGGTAATTTGATGGGAGGACCATAGATAAGTTCTCTTCCCTTCGTGGGATCATCCCACTCTATTCCAGAAACATTTTCAGTAGGACTTGATTCCCCTGAACCATTATCCTGAACAGTGCCTTTTGAGTTTTCACTGACCTTCAGAGAATCATCAAGATTAAAATCCTGGAACCATGGACTAGGCTCTTCTGCTTCCTGAACAGGTTCACTCGTTTTTGAAGTCACATCAACATCTGTCTGCGTCTCTTGTTGTGGTTCATTTTTTTCACCTTGAACAACAGTAGAAGGATTATCATTGTTGGGAACAACTTCTCCTTCTGACACTTCTGTTTTTTGAGCTTGGTCAGTGGCCAAGCCTTGAGCTATTTGTGTGGGCTTATCATTTTGAGGATTCGGAGAAGGTGTAGAAGTGCTGGGAGATTCTATATCTTGATTAGTTTCCTCTGCCTTTGGCTTTTCCCTTGTACTATCCTCTTTTACTTCAATGTTGGGTACTGTTTTTACAGCAGAGCCTGGTAATGGGGATATATCGACATATAAAGGACCAAGCACTTCCTTGGTTGGTTCATAATGCCAGTCAAAGAAGGTCATAACAAACCATATCAGCAAGTGAAGAATCAATGCGGCTATAATACTAATGCTAAGACGTTCTTTTTCCTGATAGGTCACTAGTCTTGGACCTCCCTCGTTTTAAGTTGTATACCTTTAAAACCATTGAGGCGTAATACATCCATCACTTCTATGATAGTAGCATAAGAAGTTGTAGCATCTCCCTGAAGTATAATACTATCAAATTGAGCTCTATCCTCCTGGGAATACTTAGCTAAAGCCGCTCCAAGCTGATCCATTGAATAAGATTCTTTATTCAAATATATCTGATCACTATCTATAACTGTTACAGTTAACTGTGTCACCTGTACCACATCAGCAGTAGTAGAACCTGGTAAGATTAGGCTTATAGCCGGAGTTAAATTAAAAGTACTGGATACCATGAAGAAGACAACCAGCTGAAACACAACATCAATCATAGGAACAAGATCGACTTTGGCATTGGGTGTCAGATTTCTTCTGAATCTCATACCTTTTCCTTCTTCAATAGGGCTACTAATTCACTAACTCTATTCTCAAGTCTAATGATGGTATGATTAACCTTTGTCACCAAGTAATTATAAAATATAGTAGAAGGTATGGATACAATAATACCTGCAGCAGTCGTGATAAGAGCTTTTGAGATACCTCCAGCTAACGCACTGGGATCTCCAGCACCGCCAAGACCATTCAGGACATCAAAAGCTTGAATATTACCGACAACAGTTCCTAATAACCCTAAAAGAGGACTGATGTTGGCTATTGTACCTAAAGAGGATAAAAATCTTTCCATAGAAGGAATTTCCAAATTAGCCGCATCTAATACGGTGTCCTTTATTACTTGAGGACTGTAATTACGATATTCTATGCCTACTTTCATCAAGTTTGATACAGGACAAGGATTGCTTTCACATATACTTAAGGCTTCATCATAATGCTCTTTTTCTAAAGCATTCTTTAAACGATTTAGTATCTGTTCTTCATCGACTTTAATTTTTCTAAAATATAATAGACGTTCCACTATGATAACTGTGGCAACTAAAGAGAGCAGTAGAATCAAAGCCATTACTACTCCCCCGTATTCTAATATTGCTAACATAACTTCTCCTTCACAGATTATTAAAATGATATTCGAGCTTGTAAATTAACAAGGAACCCTGGTTCTAGATAAGTACCATAGAGTTCCCGTCCCTCTGAGATAAAGGGACTTAACAGGTCTTGTCCTTCCAAAGCAATAACTAAGCCCTGATTCACTTTATAATAGCCCTCAATATTGGATTGTGGCATGGAATCTGAACCAGAATTACGTAAAATATACCAATTGGTCCATCTAATACCCCATTGAGAGACAGATTCATAACCGAAATCCCAGGTTACTTTGGTATAATCCTCATACCAAGAGTCTTCGAATAGAGTCAACTCTAGTCCCCCATTGGTATAAAATCCATTATTTTCGTAACCAATAGTAGATTTTGGTCTTAATTGGGGGCCATCATCTTTTTCTGTTACAAAAAGACCCGATTGTGCTTCCAAATCCTTGGTAATGACCTGTCGGGACTCATAATAGGAATAGGGGACATTGAATGAGAGATTAAAGGATGACCATGTATAGGATGCTGATATTCCCCCAGTCCAACCAAGATTCTCTTTTAAATCAAGAGTGGGCAAAAGATATAAATCATTAATGAGGGAGGTAGAGTAATACTCTTGTATTCTTCCCCCATAGACTTCAAAACCCAACTGGTAGTTAGGACGATAGGATAATGTTAAATGAAAAGGTGACCATAGGGCATCATTGAATCCCCATCCTAACTGACTGTCTATAGAATATCTAAAGGTTCCCTTTGCCCCTTCACTATTCATCTCAACACCAGCCATACTTTTTGATCCTTTTTCTACTGACCAATACTGTCCATAAGGGGCAGCCTTTATGGAAACATCATCAGAGAACCACTGAATACCACCAGAAGCCTTCACACGATTCTCATTGGTATCATAGGGATTCGTTCCGGTTAACACACTAAAGAAGCCGCTATACTCCCCATAACCTAAAACATTCCAGTGTGGTTTTATATTCCAGGTCACATTACCATTAGCATCAATATTCCTGGTGCGTTGTGATTC from Spirochaeta cellobiosiphila DSM 17781 harbors:
- a CDS encoding SpiroCoCo family coiled-coil protein encodes the protein MVFTTGNIITLLIVVLILFLYRQLDKGNRSLEKVKRYSDKIRDDLEKFVDERTTEIKDIAVELEVHQKSGREVLNRIQSIEDEIASRADVLDKVNDRILGYDGSLSELEELTKAVQENVNRIRKESEFVDTIGKRLKDSSQRIALIEKQIPEINQYFTEENQNRFNELKDIILGESRESYQALELLVKGESDRIQELADYVNQLEDRKELFEKRLTENAQNLMNESLKTAEDKGSQIKNELIQTWEQAVSSYRTQFNQAQDEASKNYTALIKDYQQKIDNAREKGINLESEVFEQLKANISSHVNSLNDNWAHEIEQINNQLQQQIQELDQTSQDDLGNIQRSVTDRIESQQQVLDDRIQEIDDSYRSRMTTLQDQLDQNLSDMNDQLSRFDRDLQQTLSEQDDRLQDFSPKIDQLAQDFDSRFNNLTNEVVERQNNISNDLKVSQDSLSQDLENRLAILSQDQQSLLANSISDMEQRNAARIKEAESQLLSQGEELSKDIIAQEQSLSKVIEDLESDIQRRYTDALQKLDLNQQDFTESTEAAKSKIDNFQQQYQSLADNLNQKIIHHKESQDRAFEDMNQELKDQIQNLEDQMIRVQTLSDEIESLAGETRALAHKQKEEFYQELEDSQTTLIATLKDSHKGVENTVFQSLDNRLTSYEEGISGRLDKLEALSNDIENLDENLRQLMKTFMVKAEDNLHKFEERLEDDKNNAAVRLNQDILSLDDEMKRLETELNGLKERAYDNVSSKLKIFEDDFFEDLKTRSGQMEAALDEWSANFNNNLSETKETQRIQQEDLSNRLSQMLRNELNELEKNSMNQITNLEDQLKNFQNELTTQLAKGSDDIQSQEQELNKQLKQMELASQERFDQEIRNQESLFGDKLVRYENELQGRLNLTTDAIETSRLENQQLLEAARDDVTRWQSKILQDIKTTEGDFSLKLDDWRRGLESQMGQIKDEFLAQREDIILSSQEERIKLKKELQEMSDQMSDLQGDLKERTIKAIEGLEREKEVFILDFQKKTREIVSESDDKQREIFQSLQDARNTIETHQQNFTDKIDQSYQLITTNLEALERRQQEFVAQTKIFDRADSLKLELESKIGDLKSDITRVEKDREELVTLSQEILKIRDLTNDVSDKLSDFYDQRNKIEAMENDFQKVVSISNSIDTKLVSVTESHDRLQDIQVKLRRLEENEKGIAQIYQRLEQKQDLLSETIDGVDKSFDQLKSIEERIFTIRTQLDNLPEQVDSIRELLDQVQTDKSQVDHAIQQLTNLDESVEYLETRINEMNKAREWLAKTETRLEEISKQAQEQVRLLGTLAKDEPASRRTKGAPNMDIRESVIKLARQNWKIEEIARATKLSRGEVELILEMGVKG
- a CDS encoding HAD family hydrolase yields the protein MKIEAVAFDIDGTLYPNSEMYLKSIPFVMGHLRELKTFSKVRKDIRDHKQFVDFHQQQAIMMGEALGISPERAKALINRVFYTRWFKVFNHLKPFPHVKEVLESFKSKGLKLAALSDFPLQDRLNKLGLDEYFPVKLSSEDVGRLKPNVEPFVELQKRLEIPAENILYVGNSYQYDVEGSHKANMKAAHLVKRPKKQSEAEFSFYNYHELEKWVLGQLQ
- a CDS encoding ExbD/TolR family protein; its protein translation is MRFRRNLTPNAKVDLVPMIDVVFQLVVFFMVSSTFNLTPAISLILPGSTTADVVQVTQLTVTVIDSDQIYLNKESYSMDQLGAALAKYSQEDRAQFDSIILQGDATTSYATIIEVMDVLRLNGFKGIQLKTREVQD
- a CDS encoding MotA/TolQ/ExbB proton channel family protein codes for the protein MLAILEYGGVVMALILLLSLVATVIIVERLLYFRKIKVDEEQILNRLKNALEKEHYDEALSICESNPCPVSNLMKVGIEYRNYSPQVIKDTVLDAANLEIPSMERFLSSLGTIANISPLLGLLGTVVGNIQAFDVLNGLGGAGDPSALAGGISKALITTAAGIIVSIPSTIFYNYLVTKVNHTIIRLENRVSELVALLKKEKV